A genome region from Planctomycetota bacterium includes the following:
- a CDS encoding NUDIX domain-containing protein, with the protein MESSEAKRSSEVTGSSGSMPYRIACLCDLRDDRGRVLLLHRAKAPNLGMYSPIGGKLDVVSGESPAQCAQREILEEAGVEVPVERLHLVGLVSEASYEGHGHWLMFVYRVLGAVRVEAREMREGRLDWHAMETLEGLAVPESDREVIWPLIRRAEPRGAGGRPGFFAVHIDCTGGGMRWVVEQETPPS; encoded by the coding sequence ATGGAGTCGAGCGAGGCGAAGAGGTCGAGCGAGGTGACGGGATCGAGCGGGTCGATGCCGTACCGGATCGCGTGCCTGTGCGACCTGCGGGACGATCGCGGGCGGGTTCTGCTGCTGCACCGGGCGAAGGCGCCGAACCTGGGGATGTACTCGCCGATCGGCGGGAAGCTGGACGTGGTGTCGGGCGAGTCGCCCGCGCAGTGTGCGCAGCGGGAGATTCTGGAAGAGGCGGGGGTCGAGGTGCCGGTGGAGCGCCTGCACCTGGTGGGGCTGGTGAGCGAGGCGTCGTACGAGGGGCACGGGCACTGGCTGATGTTCGTGTACCGGGTGCTGGGCGCGGTGCGGGTGGAGGCGCGCGAGATGCGCGAGGGGCGGCTGGACTGGCACGCGATGGAGACGCTGGAGGGTCTGGCGGTGCCGGAGTCGGACCGCGAGGTGATCTGGCCCCTGATCCGCCGGGCGGAGCCGCGCGGGGCGGGCGGGCGGCCGGGGTTCTTCGCGGTGCACATCGATTGCACGGGGGGCGGGATGCGGTGGGTGGTGGAGCAGGAGACGCCCCCGTCGTAG
- the ffh gene encoding signal recognition particle protein, translated as MLDRLTESFNGLFKRFSGNDTISEKNVRDAMNEVRTSLLEADVHLDVVNDFCDKVVADSVGERVTASLKPGQEIIGIVYERLIQLLGGTPEDAQGLPSTTSTPPIMKVAGGPAVVMMCGLQGSGKTTTCGKIAAYLKKRNWSVMLAACDLQRPAAVEQLHILANQVRDESPGTGRVLFYGEPDKCAAYGKAVGVAVQVAGRAFDEAKKQGVDVLILDTAGRLHVNDELMGELARVKQMVPPHHIFLVVDAMTGQDAVNSARAFHQRLEVDGVILTKFDSDTRGGAALSVRHVTGAPIKFVGIGEKIDALEEFHPKRFAGRILGMGDVLSLVEKAQEQVSEKEAEELQAKMAKGQMGMDDFLKQLKTLRRMGPMKQLLGMLPGVGSLLKDVHIEDSQLDRVEAMICSMNRDERAAPGVIDISRRRRIAKGSGVKPDDVGALTKQFDMVSKMTRQMASLSAADRVRAVKEMGSSGGAGAMIPGLKGMPNFSSKGSSYTPSVKSRFKKRK; from the coding sequence GTGCTCGACCGCCTCACCGAATCGTTCAACGGCCTGTTCAAGCGCTTCTCCGGCAACGACACGATCTCCGAAAAGAACGTGCGCGACGCCATGAACGAGGTCCGCACCAGCCTCCTCGAGGCCGACGTCCACCTCGACGTCGTCAACGACTTCTGCGACAAGGTCGTCGCCGATTCCGTCGGCGAACGCGTCACCGCCAGCCTCAAGCCGGGCCAGGAGATCATCGGCATCGTCTACGAGCGGCTCATCCAACTGCTCGGCGGCACCCCGGAAGACGCCCAGGGCCTCCCCTCCACCACCTCCACGCCCCCCATCATGAAGGTCGCCGGCGGGCCCGCCGTCGTCATGATGTGCGGCCTGCAGGGCTCCGGAAAGACCACCACCTGCGGCAAGATCGCCGCCTACCTCAAGAAGCGCAACTGGTCGGTCATGCTCGCCGCCTGCGACCTCCAGCGACCCGCCGCCGTCGAGCAGCTCCACATCCTCGCCAACCAGGTCCGCGACGAATCGCCCGGCACCGGACGCGTGCTCTTCTACGGCGAGCCCGACAAATGCGCCGCGTACGGCAAGGCCGTCGGCGTCGCCGTCCAGGTCGCCGGCCGCGCCTTCGACGAGGCCAAAAAGCAGGGCGTGGACGTCCTGATCCTCGACACCGCCGGACGCCTGCACGTCAACGACGAGCTCATGGGCGAACTCGCCCGCGTCAAGCAGATGGTCCCGCCCCATCACATCTTCCTCGTGGTCGACGCCATGACCGGCCAGGACGCCGTCAACTCGGCCCGCGCCTTCCACCAGCGCCTCGAAGTCGACGGCGTCATCCTGACGAAGTTCGACAGCGACACGCGCGGCGGGGCCGCCCTCTCCGTGCGTCATGTCACCGGCGCGCCCATCAAGTTCGTCGGCATCGGCGAGAAGATCGACGCGCTCGAAGAGTTCCACCCCAAGCGATTCGCCGGACGCATCCTCGGCATGGGCGACGTGCTCAGCCTCGTCGAAAAGGCCCAGGAGCAGGTCTCCGAGAAGGAGGCCGAAGAACTCCAGGCCAAGATGGCCAAGGGCCAGATGGGCATGGACGACTTCCTCAAGCAGCTCAAGACCCTGCGCCGCATGGGCCCGATGAAGCAGCTCCTCGGCATGCTCCCGGGCGTCGGCTCGCTCCTCAAGGACGTCCACATCGAAGACTCGCAGCTCGACCGCGTCGAGGCCATGATCTGCTCGATGAATCGCGACGAACGCGCGGCCCCCGGCGTCATCGATATCTCACGCCGCCGTCGCATCGCGAAAGGCTCGGGCGTCAAGCCCGACGACGTCGGAGCCCTCACCAAGCAGTTCGACATGGTGAGCAAGATGACCCGCCAGATGGCCAGCCTCTCCGCCGCCGACCGCGTCCGCGCCGTCAAGGAGATGGGCAGCAGCGGCGGCGCCGGCGCCATGATCCCCGGGCTCAAGGGCATGCCCAACTTCTCCTCGAAGGGCAGCAGCTACACCCCGAGCGTCAAGAGCCGCTTCAAGAAGCGCAAGTAG
- the floA gene encoding flotillin-like protein FloA (flotillin-like protein involved in membrane lipid rafts), with the protein MYTASAAAAPVLTLGVVEVILTILAIVGIIVAIIIFFFLLQFFNLYIQAYTSNAKVGMFDMVGMKLRKVDIRTVVINRIRAVKAGMDIPTNALETHYLAGGRVSNVVTALISARSAKIDLPWSTATAIDLAGRDILEAVHTSVNPKVIDCPASVGPRATIDAVAKDGIQLKVKARVTVRTNIARLVGGATEETIIARVGQGIVSTIGSAHDHKAVLENPDDISKTVMKSGLDAGTAFEILSIDIADVDVGENIGAQLQAAQAQADKSRFQAEAEKRRAMAMAQEQENKAKIEENRALVTLAEAEIPKAIAEAFRSGRLGVMDYYRLQNLQADTGMRSAIAGEDSGPRASV; encoded by the coding sequence ATGTACACAGCGTCGGCGGCGGCTGCGCCGGTCCTTACTCTCGGAGTGGTAGAGGTGATCCTCACGATCCTCGCGATCGTGGGCATCATCGTGGCGATCATCATCTTCTTCTTCCTGCTGCAGTTCTTCAATCTCTACATCCAGGCGTACACGAGCAACGCCAAGGTCGGCATGTTCGACATGGTGGGGATGAAGCTCCGCAAGGTCGACATCCGCACGGTGGTGATCAACCGCATCCGGGCGGTGAAGGCGGGCATGGACATCCCGACGAACGCGCTCGAGACGCACTACCTGGCGGGCGGGCGGGTGAGCAACGTGGTGACCGCGCTCATCTCGGCGCGCAGCGCGAAGATCGACCTCCCGTGGTCGACGGCGACGGCGATCGACCTCGCGGGGCGCGACATTCTGGAGGCCGTGCACACGAGCGTGAACCCGAAGGTCATCGACTGCCCGGCGTCGGTGGGCCCGCGCGCGACGATCGACGCGGTGGCGAAGGACGGCATCCAGCTCAAGGTGAAGGCCCGCGTGACGGTGCGGACGAACATCGCCCGCCTGGTGGGCGGTGCGACCGAGGAGACGATCATCGCGCGCGTGGGGCAGGGCATCGTCTCGACGATCGGCTCGGCGCACGACCACAAGGCGGTGCTGGAGAACCCCGACGACATCTCCAAGACGGTGATGAAGTCCGGGCTGGACGCAGGGACGGCGTTCGAGATCCTGTCGATCGACATCGCGGACGTGGACGTGGGCGAGAACATCGGTGCGCAGCTGCAGGCGGCGCAGGCCCAGGCGGACAAGAGCCGCTTCCAGGCCGAGGCCGAGAAGCGCCGCGCCATGGCGATGGCGCAGGAGCAGGAGAACAAGGCGAAGATCGAGGAGAACCGGGCGCTGGTGACGCTGGCCGAGGCGGAGATTCCCAAGGCGATCGCCGAGGCGTTCCGCAGCGGGCGGCTGGGCGTGATGGACTACTACCGCTTGCAGAACCTGCAGGCCGACACGGGCATGCGGTCGGCCATCGCGGGCGAGGACTCGGGCCCGCGCGCGAGCGTGTAA
- a CDS encoding NfeD family protein, protein MEAMLVWGLSLLGAAVVIGVLEFVLPTGGVLGVMAAVVAIAGVVCLYLVGPEWGGIGTLGLLILGPAAVYLGFKTWPHTAVGRQIIGTETDEQRHTREQTEQEARARVAAMIGKEGVVLTDLRPVGTVQVDGVRYDALSDTMFVRAGARVKVIGTDVAQLRVREVR, encoded by the coding sequence ATGGAAGCGATGCTGGTGTGGGGACTGTCGCTGCTGGGGGCGGCGGTCGTCATCGGGGTGCTGGAGTTCGTGCTGCCCACGGGGGGCGTGCTCGGGGTCATGGCGGCGGTCGTCGCGATCGCGGGCGTGGTGTGCCTGTACCTGGTGGGCCCGGAGTGGGGCGGCATCGGCACGCTCGGGCTGCTCATCCTGGGGCCCGCGGCGGTGTACCTGGGCTTCAAGACCTGGCCCCACACGGCCGTGGGACGCCAGATCATCGGGACCGAGACCGACGAGCAGCGACACACGCGCGAGCAGACCGAGCAGGAGGCCCGCGCGCGGGTGGCGGCGATGATCGGCAAGGAGGGCGTGGTGCTCACCGACCTGCGCCCGGTGGGCACGGTGCAGGTCGACGGGGTGCGGTACGACGCCCTCTCGGACACGATGTTCGTCCGGGCGGGCGCCCGGGTGAAGGTCATCGGGACCGACGTCGCCCAGTTGCGGGTGCGCGAGGTCCGGTAA
- a CDS encoding AI-2E family transporter, which yields MPREQDDWKNLHLWQIQPVRDGLVFAGVFGIVYLGYVLRVVTVPILLALALAYLFEPLVGWLARRGSVRRPVSAAAIIVLAAVVIVVPAVAGLVAGGVQASQAARSIAGKVDLVYRSTQHPEDTALLTALYAPAERAKPSGERVSNAWVDLRNWLVEQERRAGLERQISGSNSTADPEQRKTPDGEGTPGDKQPDDKPPGDAPGGTRPDGTRAEPADGASGDAERRREPVVEGGAPGEPAADAPPGDAGEPPEKPKPELTNPGAPATGGSIVESAVAELLPPEAAYAAAQWLIRWMKANVEAIGQHALEAGGGAVGAVGGAVGWLGRVAFGGFLTAFFFYFFVVGYDHVLRFGRELVPKTNRGRVLDLVHQMDRVIAGFIRGRLTIATILTLYYIIGYWIIGVPAFLILGIVVGVLTLVPYAAGIGIPAAILLLWLSAQDGVQGTWWWILGAPMVVHSLQQLLDDYFLTPRIQGKSTNMDTPTILFASIAGGVLAGFYGLLLAIPVAACIKILLKEVFWPRFKAWSEGRASDFLPIGKE from the coding sequence ATGCCGCGCGAACAGGACGACTGGAAGAACCTTCATCTCTGGCAGATCCAGCCCGTGCGGGACGGGCTGGTGTTCGCTGGCGTGTTCGGCATCGTGTACCTCGGGTACGTGCTGCGCGTGGTGACGGTGCCGATCCTGCTGGCGCTGGCGCTGGCGTACTTGTTCGAGCCTCTGGTCGGATGGCTGGCACGCCGGGGCTCGGTGCGGCGGCCCGTGTCGGCGGCGGCGATCATCGTGCTGGCGGCGGTGGTGATCGTCGTGCCGGCGGTGGCCGGGCTGGTGGCGGGGGGCGTGCAGGCGTCGCAGGCGGCGCGGTCCATTGCCGGCAAGGTCGATCTCGTGTATCGATCGACGCAGCACCCGGAAGACACGGCGCTGCTCACGGCCCTGTACGCGCCGGCCGAGCGCGCCAAGCCGTCCGGCGAGCGCGTGTCGAACGCGTGGGTTGATCTCCGCAACTGGCTGGTGGAGCAGGAGCGGCGTGCGGGGCTCGAGCGGCAGATCAGTGGCTCGAACAGCACTGCCGACCCCGAACAACGCAAGACGCCGGACGGTGAGGGCACGCCGGGCGACAAGCAGCCGGACGACAAGCCGCCGGGCGATGCGCCGGGCGGCACGCGCCCGGATGGCACCCGCGCAGAACCAGCGGACGGGGCCTCGGGCGACGCGGAGCGCCGGCGCGAGCCTGTGGTCGAGGGCGGTGCCCCGGGCGAACCCGCAGCCGACGCGCCGCCGGGTGACGCGGGCGAACCACCAGAGAAACCAAAGCCGGAACTGACAAACCCCGGGGCGCCGGCGACCGGCGGGAGCATCGTCGAATCAGCGGTAGCGGAACTGCTGCCCCCGGAGGCGGCGTACGCGGCGGCGCAGTGGCTCATCCGCTGGATGAAGGCGAATGTCGAGGCGATCGGGCAGCACGCGCTCGAGGCGGGCGGGGGCGCGGTGGGCGCGGTGGGCGGTGCGGTCGGGTGGCTCGGGCGCGTGGCATTCGGCGGGTTCCTGACGGCGTTCTTCTTCTACTTCTTCGTCGTGGGGTACGACCACGTGCTGCGCTTCGGGCGCGAACTGGTGCCCAAGACCAACCGCGGGCGCGTGCTCGACCTGGTGCACCAGATGGACCGGGTGATCGCCGGGTTCATCCGCGGGCGCCTGACGATCGCGACGATCCTGACGCTGTATTACATCATCGGGTACTGGATCATCGGCGTGCCGGCGTTCCTGATTTTGGGGATCGTGGTGGGAGTGCTGACGCTGGTGCCGTACGCCGCGGGAATCGGGATCCCCGCGGCGATACTGCTGCTGTGGCTGAGCGCGCAGGACGGGGTGCAGGGGACGTGGTGGTGGATTCTGGGCGCGCCGATGGTGGTGCACTCGCTGCAGCAGTTGCTGGACGACTACTTCCTGACGCCGCGGATCCAGGGGAAGAGCACGAACATGGACACGCCGACGATCCTCTTCGCGTCGATCGCGGGGGGCGTGCTGGCGGGGTTTTATGGATTGTTGCTGGCGATCCCCGTGGCGGCGTGCATCAAGATCCTGCTGAAGGAGGTCTTCTGGCCGCGCTTCAAGGCGTGGAGCGAAGGCCGCGCGAGCGATTTCCTGCCGATCGGGAAGGAGTGA
- a CDS encoding chemotaxis protein CheX produces MTTLTADDLAQLTIATLERTAFMLADPAETDPAAFARTTRAAIIRYHGPQAGQVELRTTDGFLRGLAAGLLGVEPDDIDLDASGEDAIRELTNIVGGSVVATLGGANSTYSLGLPQTVPPASLPGRPRATTCALHCEGHTLYVTWIPDAADAAKAA; encoded by the coding sequence ATGACCACTCTCACCGCCGACGATCTCGCGCAGCTCACGATCGCGACGCTCGAGCGCACCGCGTTCATGCTCGCCGACCCCGCGGAGACCGACCCCGCCGCCTTCGCCCGCACCACCCGCGCCGCGATCATCCGCTACCACGGGCCCCAGGCCGGCCAGGTCGAACTCCGCACCACCGACGGCTTCCTGCGCGGGCTCGCCGCGGGGCTGCTCGGTGTCGAGCCCGACGACATCGACCTCGACGCCAGCGGCGAGGACGCCATCCGCGAACTCACGAACATCGTCGGCGGGTCGGTCGTCGCCACGCTCGGCGGGGCCAACTCCACGTACTCGCTGGGTCTCCCGCAGACCGTCCCGCCCGCGAGCCTCCCCGGCCGCCCGCGCGCCACGACCTGCGCCCTGCACTGCGAAGGGCACACGCTGTACGTGACCTGGATCCCCGACGCCGCCGACGCCGCCAAGGCCGCCTGA
- a CDS encoding chemotaxis response regulator protein-glutamate methylesterase, with translation MPDPVRVLIVDDSSIVRRVLTDELGRQPGIAVVGAAPDPFVARDKILALRPDVITLDLEMPRLDGLSFLRRLMKFHPLPVIVVSSITPKGCETAMACMEAGAIDVLCKPGESYSIGDLASQLGDIIRGSARAKIRARAQTSDAPPPRRLALADAMIQTTHKVVAIGSSTGGTEALRTILTALPKQCPGIVMTQHMPEGFTGPFASRLNTLCEIEVREARDNDWVTPGVALLAPGNRHMRLARDGARYVVRVCDGPRVRRHKPSVEVLFESVAQFAGPNAMGIILTGMGDDGADGLLTMRRAGAVTVAQDEASCVVFGMPKEAIARGAAMFESPLSDIARHIVDFATGTLRASRSASA, from the coding sequence GTGCCCGACCCTGTCCGCGTGCTGATCGTTGATGACTCGTCCATCGTCCGGCGCGTCCTGACCGACGAGCTCGGGCGCCAGCCCGGCATCGCCGTCGTCGGCGCCGCCCCGGACCCCTTCGTCGCGCGCGACAAGATCCTCGCCCTCCGCCCGGACGTCATCACGCTCGACCTCGAGATGCCCCGGCTCGACGGGCTCTCGTTCCTCCGCCGCCTCATGAAGTTCCACCCGCTCCCCGTCATCGTCGTCAGCTCGATCACGCCCAAGGGCTGCGAGACCGCCATGGCCTGCATGGAAGCCGGCGCCATCGACGTCCTCTGCAAGCCCGGCGAGTCCTACTCCATCGGCGACCTCGCGTCCCAGCTCGGCGACATCATCCGCGGCTCCGCCCGCGCCAAGATCCGCGCACGCGCCCAGACCTCCGACGCCCCGCCCCCACGCCGCCTCGCCCTCGCGGACGCCATGATCCAGACCACCCACAAGGTCGTCGCCATCGGGTCCTCCACCGGCGGCACCGAGGCGCTCCGCACCATCCTCACCGCCCTCCCCAAGCAGTGCCCGGGCATCGTCATGACCCAGCACATGCCCGAAGGCTTCACCGGCCCGTTCGCCAGCCGCCTCAACACCCTCTGCGAGATCGAGGTCCGCGAGGCACGAGACAACGACTGGGTCACCCCGGGCGTCGCACTCCTCGCCCCGGGCAACCGGCACATGCGACTCGCGCGCGACGGCGCTCGCTACGTCGTCCGCGTCTGCGACGGCCCGCGCGTCCGCAGGCACAAACCCTCCGTCGAGGTCCTCTTCGAATCCGTCGCCCAGTTCGCCGGGCCCAACGCCATGGGCATCATCCTCACCGGCATGGGCGACGACGGCGCCGATGGGCTCCTCACCATGCGCCGTGCGGGCGCGGTCACCGTCGCCCAGGACGAGGCGAGCTGCGTCGTCTTCGGCATGCCCAAAGAGGCCATCGCCCGCGGTGCGGCCATGTTCGAATCGCCCCTCTCCGACATCGCCCGGCACATCGTCGACTTCGCCACGGGCACCCTCCGGGCTTCCCGCAGCGCGTCGGCCTGA
- a CDS encoding methyltransferase domain-containing protein: protein MRRASPDAPVFRTHREWTLRRCPRCAAVFLENPATSDELGGDMRWSDTYTRERTRRDTRPLGMRRLRAGLRTFQQAVRRNKLAALVRAFLPRGGILIDVGCGRGNQLAMLPASIVPIGVEIDPEGADQAEAAFAPRGGRVIRADALTALGALERSSLDGAVLMSYLEHEAQPMATLRLLRRALRPGAPVFIKVPNHACVNRQVMNGRWSGYRYLDHVVCYTPRTLRRTLDRAGFDVRRFGITDRMPTSDNVWLVAASRAEATPTCAS from the coding sequence GTGCGAAGAGCCAGCCCCGATGCGCCGGTGTTCCGCACGCACCGGGAATGGACGCTGCGGCGTTGCCCGCGCTGCGCGGCGGTCTTCCTCGAGAACCCCGCGACGAGCGACGAACTCGGCGGCGACATGCGGTGGTCCGACACCTACACGCGTGAACGCACGCGACGCGACACCCGCCCGCTCGGCATGCGAAGGCTGCGGGCCGGGCTCCGCACGTTTCAGCAAGCCGTGCGGCGGAACAAGCTGGCGGCCCTGGTCCGTGCGTTCCTGCCCCGCGGCGGGATCCTGATCGATGTCGGCTGCGGGCGCGGGAATCAGTTGGCCATGCTCCCGGCCTCGATCGTTCCCATCGGGGTGGAGATCGACCCCGAAGGCGCCGATCAGGCCGAGGCCGCCTTTGCGCCGCGCGGCGGGCGGGTCATCCGCGCCGATGCCCTGACAGCGCTCGGCGCGCTCGAACGGTCGTCTCTCGACGGTGCCGTCCTGATGTCGTACCTGGAGCACGAAGCCCAGCCGATGGCCACGCTCCGCCTGCTGCGCCGAGCGCTCCGGCCCGGGGCGCCGGTGTTCATCAAGGTGCCGAACCACGCCTGTGTGAACCGGCAGGTGATGAACGGGCGGTGGAGCGGCTATCGCTACCTCGACCACGTTGTGTGTTACACCCCACGCACGCTGCGGCGGACGCTCGACCGCGCGGGATTCGACGTCCGGCGCTTCGGGATCACGGATCGCATGCCCACCAGCGACAATGTGTGGCTGGTCGCCGCTTCCCGCGCGGAGGCGACGCCTACTTGCGCTTCTTGA
- a CDS encoding response regulator — translation MNCNVLIVDDSPILRKAIKKVVRLAGIEEDRIHEAGNGREALDILNMVWIDLVLLDLNMPVMDGEQFVRELRTLPDLADVTVVIVSTEANRERLDRLRELGVAESLRKPFEPEDLCRLISKVLGVKQ, via the coding sequence ATGAACTGCAACGTCCTGATCGTCGACGACTCGCCGATCCTGCGCAAGGCCATCAAGAAGGTGGTGCGTCTCGCGGGGATCGAGGAAGACCGCATCCACGAGGCCGGAAACGGACGCGAGGCCCTCGACATCCTCAACATGGTGTGGATCGACCTCGTGCTCCTCGACCTCAACATGCCCGTGATGGACGGCGAGCAGTTCGTGCGCGAGCTCCGCACGCTCCCGGACCTCGCCGACGTCACCGTGGTGATCGTCAGCACCGAGGCCAACCGCGAACGCCTGGACCGCCTCCGCGAGCTCGGCGTGGCCGAGTCGCTCCGCAAGCCGTTCGAGCCCGAGGACCTCTGCCGCCTCATCTCCAAAGTGCTCGGAGTCAAGCAATGA
- a CDS encoding NfeD family protein, which produces MSAPSGQVDMMTGARRGVRTVARLVMLLCSLAALWTSATAQAPAVGGGVPKDRQATNIAIITIRGEIDAQGVMAESVERRIRLAERAGADALVFEIDTPGGAVDSVLRICTAIKGSTVQNTAAWINRDAYSGGAIIALACRRILVNDPVNFGDAMPVSGGPLGIVPQEIPTELLKKVLTPLLSDVRDSARRHNEHFGAYLRDEYLVQSIVANDVELWYVRNRETGVRVAIDRAEFERLFPGADAGGPTRLAGLPQSGGGGGSGAAESAPDTGVPAGSRKMALVAGEVEGRQTISSRRPVINGADAGKWELLEKATDGTAPAMLKASDMMFFGLANNDVLPTGEVVHIRSDADVMAYFQGSNLLRLDRTWSEGLTLFLTNIVVRAVLVMIFLVALFVEMTHPGTFVPGLIALAALVALVAPPMLIGMSGWWAIAAIGIGIGLLLVEAFVLPGFGVAGVVGLVLLFAGLIGTFLPRGEGGFPGIGEGGRPAIYGSTAVLLATFTAGVVMYFIAKNFGSLPILGRLVLKDPGTTEESEGFLADAFPPSPAEGVKVGDEGVALTPLRPAGRVEVGERVIDAVAEFGFIDAGSRVRIVTMDGFRTGVERV; this is translated from the coding sequence ATGAGCGCGCCCAGCGGACAGGTCGACATGATGACGGGAGCGCGGAGGGGTGTGCGCACGGTCGCGCGCCTGGTGATGCTGCTGTGCTCGCTGGCGGCGTTGTGGACGTCGGCGACGGCGCAGGCGCCGGCGGTGGGCGGGGGCGTGCCCAAGGACCGGCAGGCGACGAACATCGCGATCATCACGATCCGGGGCGAGATCGACGCGCAGGGCGTGATGGCCGAGAGCGTGGAGCGCCGCATCCGCCTGGCGGAGCGGGCGGGGGCGGACGCGCTGGTGTTCGAGATCGACACCCCGGGCGGGGCGGTGGACAGCGTGCTGCGGATCTGCACGGCGATCAAGGGGTCGACGGTGCAGAACACGGCGGCGTGGATCAACCGCGACGCGTACTCGGGCGGGGCGATCATCGCGCTGGCGTGCCGGCGGATTCTGGTGAACGACCCCGTGAACTTCGGCGACGCGATGCCGGTGTCGGGCGGCCCGCTGGGGATCGTGCCGCAGGAGATCCCGACGGAACTGCTGAAGAAGGTGCTGACGCCGCTGCTGTCGGACGTGCGGGACTCGGCGCGCCGGCACAACGAGCACTTCGGTGCATACCTGCGCGACGAGTACCTGGTGCAGTCGATCGTCGCGAACGACGTCGAGCTGTGGTACGTGCGCAATCGCGAGACGGGCGTGCGGGTGGCGATCGACCGCGCGGAGTTCGAGCGGCTGTTCCCCGGCGCGGACGCGGGCGGGCCGACGCGTCTGGCGGGCCTGCCCCAGTCCGGCGGCGGGGGCGGCAGCGGGGCGGCGGAGAGCGCGCCCGACACCGGGGTGCCGGCGGGCTCGCGGAAGATGGCGCTGGTGGCGGGGGAGGTCGAGGGGCGTCAGACGATCTCGTCACGCCGCCCGGTGATCAACGGCGCGGACGCGGGGAAGTGGGAACTGCTGGAGAAGGCGACGGACGGGACGGCGCCGGCGATGCTGAAGGCGTCGGACATGATGTTCTTCGGGCTGGCGAACAACGACGTGCTGCCGACGGGCGAGGTCGTGCACATCCGCTCGGACGCCGACGTCATGGCGTACTTCCAGGGGTCGAACCTGCTGCGCCTGGACCGGACGTGGTCGGAGGGGCTCACGCTGTTCCTGACGAACATCGTGGTGCGTGCGGTGCTGGTGATGATCTTCCTGGTGGCGTTGTTCGTGGAGATGACGCACCCGGGAACGTTCGTGCCCGGGCTCATCGCGCTGGCAGCGCTGGTGGCGCTGGTCGCGCCGCCGATGCTCATCGGCATGTCGGGGTGGTGGGCGATCGCGGCGATCGGCATCGGGATCGGGCTGCTGCTGGTCGAGGCGTTCGTCCTGCCCGGGTTCGGCGTGGCGGGCGTGGTCGGGCTGGTGCTGCTGTTCGCGGGGCTGATCGGGACGTTCCTCCCGCGCGGGGAGGGCGGGTTCCCGGGCATCGGCGAGGGCGGACGCCCGGCGATCTACGGCTCGACGGCGGTGCTGCTCGCGACATTTACGGCGGGCGTGGTGATGTACTTCATCGCGAAGAACTTCGGCTCGCTCCCGATCCTCGGGCGGCTGGTGCTCAAGGACCCGGGCACGACCGAGGAGTCCGAGGGCTTCCTGGCGGACGCGTTCCCGCCCTCGCCCGCGGAGGGCGTGAAGGTGGGGGACGAGGGCGTGGCGCTCACGCCCCTGCGCCCGGCCGGGCGGGTTGAGGTGGGGGAGCGCGTGATCGACGCGGTGGCGGAGTTCGGGTTCATCGACGCGGGCTCGCGGGTGCGCATCGTCACGATGGACGGGTTCCGGACCGGGGTGGAGCGGGTGTAG
- a CDS encoding DNA-3-methyladenine glycosylase — MSGPTRLDRSFFATQADTLAPRLIGCVLARREPGGRVLRGRIVEVEAYLGAKDRASHAYAGRRTPRNEAMYMREGTLYVYFTYGMHHCLNVVCAEEGVAQAVLVRALEAVDGLEVMRARRARAGRVPADEALCRGPGNVCKALGVDLAQNRADLCDGGVVWLEAGAGGRLGVSARIGVSSAGAWARRRLRWFERENRCVSGTGALSGRRRRT, encoded by the coding sequence ATGAGCGGGCCCACGCGGCTGGATCGGTCGTTCTTCGCGACGCAGGCCGACACGCTGGCGCCGCGCCTCATCGGGTGCGTGCTCGCGCGGCGCGAGCCCGGGGGCCGGGTGCTGCGCGGGCGGATCGTGGAGGTCGAGGCGTACCTGGGCGCGAAGGATCGCGCGAGCCACGCGTACGCCGGGCGGCGGACGCCTCGCAACGAGGCGATGTACATGCGCGAGGGAACGCTGTACGTGTACTTTACGTACGGCATGCACCATTGCCTGAACGTGGTGTGCGCCGAAGAGGGCGTGGCGCAGGCGGTTCTCGTGCGGGCGCTGGAGGCGGTGGACGGGCTGGAGGTGATGCGGGCGCGCCGCGCGCGGGCGGGACGGGTGCCGGCGGACGAGGCGCTGTGCCGCGGACCGGGCAACGTGTGCAAGGCGCTTGGGGTGGATCTTGCCCAGAATCGCGCGGACCTGTGCGATGGGGGCGTGGTGTGGCTGGAGGCTGGGGCGGGCGGGCGGCTGGGCGTGAGCGCGCGGATCGGGGTGTCGTCGGCGGGGGCGTGGGCCCGGCGGCGGCTGCGGTGGTTCGAGCGTGAAAACCGGTGTGTGAGCGGGACGGGAGCGTTGTCCGGGCGTCGCCGCCGGACATAG